A single window of Phycisphaerales bacterium DNA harbors:
- the nth gene encoding endonuclease III translates to MAKAPKRKTKKMAKAEDAATTPRRPAASPEPEHPFDLPKVSAPQKKRALSLLDALREHYPDAHCELNYTKPHELLIATILSAQSTDVGVNKATPALFERFPTPADYAASTPEEIEPYVRTTGFFRNKARAVHESMKAVVERFGGEVPRTMDELLTLRGVARKTANVVLGNAYGINAGFVVDTHIERLSNRLALVPEGSTVAMVERYLMALFPQESWCEVSHMLIWHGRRACSARRSGGKCCREHPICDRFGIRCELER, encoded by the coding sequence ATGGCGAAGGCACCGAAGCGCAAGACGAAGAAGATGGCAAAGGCGGAAGACGCGGCGACGACGCCGCGGCGTCCAGCCGCTAGCCCCGAGCCGGAGCACCCGTTCGATCTGCCAAAGGTGTCCGCCCCGCAGAAGAAGCGGGCGCTCTCACTGTTGGACGCGCTGCGCGAGCACTACCCCGACGCGCATTGTGAGCTGAACTACACGAAGCCGCACGAGCTGCTGATCGCGACGATCCTGTCGGCGCAGAGCACGGACGTGGGCGTGAACAAGGCAACCCCCGCGCTGTTCGAGCGGTTCCCCACGCCGGCGGATTACGCCGCGAGCACGCCGGAGGAGATCGAGCCGTACGTGAGGACGACGGGGTTCTTCCGCAACAAGGCACGGGCGGTGCACGAGTCGATGAAGGCGGTGGTCGAGCGGTTCGGGGGCGAGGTGCCGCGGACGATGGACGAGCTGCTCACGCTGCGAGGGGTGGCGCGGAAGACGGCGAATGTGGTGCTGGGCAACGCGTACGGCATCAACGCGGGGTTCGTCGTCGACACGCACATCGAGCGGCTGAGCAACCGCCTGGCGCTGGTGCCCGAGGGCTCGACGGTGGCGATGGTCGAGCGGTACCTGATGGCGCTGTTCCCGCAGGAGAGCTGGTGTGAGGTGAGCCACATGCTCATCTGGCACGGGCGGCGGGCGTGCTCGGCGCGGCGGTCGGGGGGGAAGTGCTGCCGCGAGCACCCGATCTGTGACCGGTTTGGGATCCGGTGCGAGCTGGAGCGGTGA
- a CDS encoding PAS domain-containing protein: MRALLQLSPAARRRVAIEVLIGAAFAATGLGMRLLIDPAVGTRQPFLLSLCAVILAAYWRGTFAATTALIIGLPLCTLLFVEPRGTLVVSGTAELLNLLFSIMMGLLIVGVTRQRGHARRRAANAERDLRDQEELLKVATAAARLGVWSWDVATGTIYRSPELERIVGLEPGSVDRSREPMATRAIDEDRARVHAALAEAVRTGNEFEVEGRFLRADGVVRWMYSRGRPLVGPSGKVERVVGVGLDITERKAAEESLRRSDERFRLALSTNAVIVYEQDEQLRYRWVYPDNSDQHRRSIGKTDLELVGEPHGTRLYELKQRVLQTGVPERHEIEVPLEAGVFHYDLIIEPRRGADGKPNGVIGVATDITARRVAEAAEKANQQRLDLALSAAHMGIWSWDSRRQRLEWSKEMFTLHQAAPGVTSLSGEELRAFAESLVHKDDLPRLKATIARKLERNEDFDLEYRVTLNGEERWMCTRGQKIDLGHGQFQVLGVVMDITHRKQVDEELARYRRELENLLAQRTLALQELKASQQQPPQAPRPVRAS; the protein is encoded by the coding sequence ATGCGTGCTCTGCTCCAACTCAGCCCCGCCGCCCGCCGGCGGGTGGCCATCGAAGTGCTCATCGGCGCCGCTTTCGCCGCCACGGGATTGGGGATGCGGCTGCTCATCGACCCGGCCGTGGGCACCCGCCAGCCTTTCCTCCTTTCACTGTGCGCCGTGATCCTTGCCGCGTATTGGCGGGGGACGTTCGCGGCCACGACGGCCCTCATCATCGGGCTGCCGCTCTGCACACTCCTCTTCGTGGAACCGCGGGGCACGCTGGTGGTCAGCGGAACCGCCGAGCTCCTCAACCTGCTCTTCTCGATCATGATGGGGCTGCTGATCGTGGGCGTAACCCGCCAGCGCGGGCACGCGCGCCGGCGTGCCGCGAACGCCGAACGGGACCTCCGGGATCAGGAGGAGCTGCTCAAGGTCGCCACCGCGGCCGCGCGCCTGGGCGTGTGGAGCTGGGACGTCGCCACCGGGACGATCTACCGCTCCCCGGAGCTCGAGCGGATCGTGGGGCTTGAGCCCGGCAGCGTGGACCGGTCGCGGGAGCCGATGGCCACCCGCGCCATCGACGAGGACAGGGCGCGGGTGCACGCTGCCCTCGCGGAAGCTGTCCGCACCGGCAACGAGTTCGAGGTCGAGGGCCGCTTCCTGCGGGCCGACGGCGTGGTCCGCTGGATGTACTCGCGCGGCCGCCCGCTGGTGGGCCCCTCGGGCAAGGTCGAGCGCGTGGTGGGGGTGGGGCTGGACATCACCGAGCGCAAGGCCGCGGAGGAGAGCCTCCGCCGCAGCGACGAACGCTTCCGCCTGGCCCTCTCCACCAACGCCGTCATCGTCTACGAGCAGGACGAGCAGCTCCGCTACCGCTGGGTCTACCCCGACAACTCCGACCAGCACCGCCGCAGCATCGGCAAGACCGATCTTGAGCTGGTGGGCGAACCCCACGGCACGCGGCTATACGAGCTCAAGCAGCGGGTCCTGCAAACCGGCGTCCCCGAGCGCCACGAGATCGAGGTGCCCCTGGAGGCCGGCGTCTTCCACTACGACCTCATCATCGAGCCGCGGCGGGGGGCGGACGGCAAGCCCAACGGCGTCATCGGCGTTGCCACCGACATCACCGCCCGCCGCGTCGCTGAGGCCGCGGAGAAAGCCAACCAGCAGCGCCTCGACCTCGCCCTCTCGGCCGCCCACATGGGCATCTGGTCGTGGGACTCGCGGCGGCAGCGGCTGGAGTGGTCCAAGGAGATGTTCACGCTGCACCAGGCGGCGCCCGGCGTGACCTCGCTCTCGGGTGAGGAGCTGCGGGCTTTCGCCGAGTCCCTGGTTCACAAGGACGACTTGCCCCGCCTGAAGGCCACCATCGCCCGCAAGCTCGAGCGCAACGAGGACTTCGACCTCGAGTATCGGGTGACGCTCAACGGCGAGGAACGCTGGATGTGCACCCGCGGCCAGAAGATCGACCTGGGCCACGGCCAGTTCCAGGTGCTGGGCGTCGTCATGGACATCACCCACCGCAAGCAGGTCGACGAAGAGCTCGCCCGCTACCGCCGTGAGCTGGAGAACCTCCTCGCCCAGCGCACGCTGGCCCTGCAGGAGCTCAAGGCCTCTCAACAACAGCCACCACAAGCGCCGCGCCCGGTGCGCGCCTCCTAG
- a CDS encoding Glu/Leu/Phe/Val dehydrogenase — protein MQQVNIHSFSEQNTMTTHPDVFADALKRLEVASKHADVHAETLQRLSLPKQFLEVSIPVRMDNGSLQVFTGYRCKYDDTRGPAKGGIRFHPDVNPSEVKALAFWMAFKCAVVGLPFGGGKGGVIVDPTKLSMAELERLSRGYMRAIAWAVGQDIDVPAPDVNTNPLIMAWMCDEYAIVKGHREPGVITGKPVAMGGSLGREDATGRGGFYCLKELQARMGWDLTKQKRTIAVQGFGNVGDHFARLAAQDGWTVVAVSDRNGGVYNPAGVPVLKLAENKTKTGLLPPISVAGAGCTPISNEALLELNVDVLVPAAIENVITEANASRIKAPIIIELANGPVTSQADAILNSKNVIVVPDILANAGGVTVSYFEWAQNKAGFYWTADEVRERLEMIMRREFSAVYEIMRSKKIDMRTAAYAHALQRLGPALESTGTAQRFAKE, from the coding sequence ATGCAGCAGGTGAATATCCACTCGTTCTCTGAGCAAAACACCATGACCACCCACCCCGACGTGTTCGCCGACGCCCTCAAGCGCCTCGAAGTCGCCTCCAAGCACGCCGACGTCCACGCCGAGACCCTCCAGCGCCTCAGCCTCCCCAAGCAGTTCCTCGAAGTCTCCATCCCCGTCCGCATGGACAACGGCAGCCTCCAGGTCTTCACCGGCTACCGCTGCAAGTACGACGACACCCGCGGCCCCGCCAAGGGCGGCATCCGCTTCCACCCCGACGTCAACCCCTCCGAGGTCAAGGCCCTGGCCTTCTGGATGGCTTTCAAGTGCGCCGTCGTCGGCCTGCCCTTCGGCGGCGGCAAGGGCGGCGTCATCGTTGACCCCACCAAGCTCTCCATGGCCGAGCTCGAGCGCCTCAGCCGCGGCTACATGCGCGCCATCGCCTGGGCCGTGGGCCAGGACATCGACGTCCCCGCCCCCGACGTCAACACCAACCCCCTCATCATGGCCTGGATGTGCGACGAGTACGCCATCGTCAAGGGCCACCGCGAGCCCGGCGTCATCACTGGCAAGCCCGTCGCCATGGGCGGCTCGCTCGGGCGCGAGGACGCCACCGGGCGCGGCGGCTTCTACTGCCTTAAGGAGCTGCAGGCCCGCATGGGCTGGGACCTCACCAAGCAGAAGCGGACGATCGCGGTGCAGGGCTTCGGCAACGTGGGCGACCACTTCGCGCGCCTTGCCGCCCAGGACGGCTGGACCGTCGTCGCCGTCTCCGACCGCAACGGCGGCGTATACAACCCCGCCGGGGTGCCCGTGCTCAAGCTGGCGGAGAACAAGACCAAGACCGGCCTGCTGCCCCCCATCTCCGTGGCCGGCGCCGGCTGCACCCCCATCAGCAACGAGGCCCTGCTCGAGCTCAATGTCGACGTGCTCGTCCCCGCCGCCATCGAGAACGTCATCACCGAGGCCAACGCCTCCCGCATCAAGGCCCCCATCATCATCGAACTGGCCAACGGGCCGGTCACCAGCCAGGCCGACGCCATCCTCAACTCCAAGAACGTGATCGTCGTCCCCGACATCCTGGCCAACGCCGGCGGCGTCACCGTCAGCTACTTCGAGTGGGCCCAGAACAAGGCGGGCTTCTACTGGACCGCCGACGAGGTCCGCGAGCGCCTGGAGATGATCATGCGGCGCGAGTTCTCCGCCGTGTACGAGATCATGCGCAGCAAGAAGATCGACATGCGCACCGCCGCCTACGCCCACGCCCTGCAGCGCCTGGGCCCCGCTCTCGAGAGCACGGGCACCGCGCAGCGGTTCGCCAAGGAGTAG
- a CDS encoding tRNA-dihydrouridine synthase, producing the protein MLRIGHITLPTNLLLAPIAGYCDLAFRTVCREWGGVGLACTDLLSPQGLLRGTATSLDLAKTNDFDKPVGMQLYGSDPEIMAEGARWAVEHGATIVDINMGCPVDKVTKKDGGSKLLTDLSRAVAIAERVRKELDKLPLSEDEWQRRQGPEVAKWQSGEVAKCGHESVPSPHFTTLPLSHSATSSRTVPLTCKMRLCWHDADYQAGNACSPHLARALADVGVAAVTVHGRTTEMKFSGECQRPGIARVVEAVNGAIPVIGNGDVREAVDAVTMIRETGCQGVMIGRGALSTPWIFRDCWTLLTEGYVPAPPGETEILGTMRRYFDLMRQTRDDRYAMFQINRRVTWFAKRLGPCKPFKEAVRTARAPDEVYAIFDRYLAGDLRGGRHEVEEQEA; encoded by the coding sequence ATGCTGCGGATCGGTCATATCACCCTGCCCACGAACCTGCTGCTGGCCCCCATTGCGGGGTACTGCGACCTGGCCTTCCGCACCGTGTGCCGGGAGTGGGGGGGCGTCGGTCTGGCCTGCACCGACCTGCTCAGCCCGCAGGGCCTGCTCCGCGGCACCGCCACCAGCCTCGACCTCGCCAAGACCAACGACTTCGATAAGCCCGTGGGCATGCAGCTCTACGGCAGTGACCCGGAGATCATGGCCGAGGGCGCCCGCTGGGCGGTGGAGCACGGCGCCACGATCGTCGACATCAACATGGGCTGCCCGGTCGACAAGGTGACCAAGAAGGACGGCGGCAGCAAGCTGCTGACGGACCTCTCCCGCGCAGTGGCGATCGCGGAGCGCGTGAGGAAGGAGCTGGACAAGCTCCCGCTGAGCGAGGACGAATGGCAGCGGCGGCAAGGGCCAGAAGTGGCAAAGTGGCAAAGTGGCGAAGTGGCAAAGTGCGGGCACGAGTCAGTGCCTTCTCCTCACTTTACCACTTTGCCACTCAGCCACTCTGCCACTTCTTCCCGCACCGTCCCCCTCACCTGCAAGATGCGCCTCTGCTGGCACGACGCCGACTACCAGGCGGGCAACGCCTGCTCGCCGCACCTCGCGCGTGCACTCGCCGACGTCGGCGTCGCCGCCGTTACCGTGCACGGGCGCACCACGGAGATGAAGTTCTCGGGCGAGTGCCAGCGTCCCGGCATCGCCCGCGTGGTCGAGGCGGTCAACGGGGCCATCCCCGTGATCGGCAACGGCGACGTGCGCGAGGCGGTTGACGCCGTGACCATGATCCGGGAGACCGGCTGCCAGGGCGTGATGATCGGGCGCGGCGCCCTCTCCACCCCCTGGATCTTCCGCGACTGCTGGACGCTTCTGACCGAGGGTTACGTGCCCGCCCCGCCGGGCGAGACCGAGATACTGGGCACCATGCGGCGCTACTTCGACCTCATGCGGCAGACGCGCGACGACCGCTACGCCATGTTCCAGATCAACCGGCGCGTGACGTGGTTCGCCAAGCGGCTGGGCCCCTGTAAACCCTTCAAGGAGGCCGTCCGGACCGCCCGCGCCCCCGACGAGGTCTACGCCATCTTCGACCGCTACCTCGCCGGCGACCTCCGCGGCGGCCGCCACGAGGTGGAAGAACAGGAAGCCTGA
- a CDS encoding DUF1573 domain-containing protein, with the protein MNLRTAAVVAVAGLAVAVPFARAQDSHAGHSHPHPAQPAQPVPGANIPADAPKISFDKNSHDFGVITDENKVTTVFKFTNTGKTTLKIGTVSGSCGCTVPALADKEYEPGEGGEISVTYDPHNRRGKQQTMVTVQSNDPATPSVQLAVHSDIRPMMYLDPAAATFYNAPKGKEQKSTIKIYSRKGELAPTQATASNPNVKAEIKTDQIKEEMVGDEKLFVIPMEVTLLPTAEVGNIVGQVTVRTSDPARFLNLGVSGEVVGDFNVMPRIVQMFNVPPGSPVNSSVRVTSRAGKPFKIVSAEEAALGTKIFNEITFAEVPGSNPQTWTITLAGTAPSVQSGFRGDIVVNVEGAEEKSFKIPYNGFANVPQQAPAQKFNNPTGAPVDPWAANPSSLYR; encoded by the coding sequence ATGAACCTCCGCACCGCCGCTGTCGTCGCTGTCGCCGGTCTCGCCGTCGCCGTTCCCTTCGCCCGTGCGCAGGACAGCCACGCCGGCCACTCGCACCCGCACCCGGCCCAGCCCGCGCAGCCCGTCCCGGGCGCGAACATCCCCGCGGACGCCCCCAAGATCTCCTTCGACAAGAACTCGCACGACTTCGGCGTCATCACCGACGAGAACAAGGTCACCACGGTGTTCAAGTTCACCAACACCGGTAAGACCACGCTCAAGATCGGCACGGTCTCGGGCTCCTGCGGCTGCACCGTCCCCGCCCTGGCCGACAAGGAGTACGAGCCGGGCGAGGGCGGCGAGATCAGCGTGACCTATGACCCGCACAACCGGCGCGGCAAGCAGCAGACGATGGTCACGGTGCAGAGCAACGACCCGGCGACGCCGTCGGTGCAGCTGGCCGTGCACTCGGACATCCGCCCGATGATGTACCTGGACCCCGCCGCGGCGACGTTCTACAACGCGCCCAAGGGCAAGGAGCAGAAGTCGACCATCAAGATCTACTCGCGCAAGGGCGAACTGGCCCCCACGCAGGCCACCGCCAGCAACCCGAACGTGAAGGCCGAGATCAAGACCGACCAGATCAAGGAAGAGATGGTGGGCGACGAGAAGCTGTTCGTGATCCCGATGGAGGTCACGCTGCTCCCCACGGCCGAAGTCGGCAACATCGTGGGCCAGGTCACGGTGCGCACGAGCGACCCCGCCCGGTTCCTGAACCTGGGCGTGAGCGGCGAGGTGGTGGGCGACTTCAACGTGATGCCCCGCATCGTGCAGATGTTCAACGTGCCCCCGGGCTCGCCGGTGAACTCGTCGGTGCGGGTGACCAGCCGCGCCGGGAAGCCGTTCAAGATCGTGTCGGCGGAAGAAGCGGCGCTGGGCACCAAGATCTTCAACGAGATCACCTTCGCCGAGGTGCCGGGCAGCAACCCGCAGACGTGGACGATCACCCTCGCGGGCACCGCCCCGAGCGTGCAGTCGGGCTTCCGCGGTGACATCGTGGTGAACGTCGAGGGCGCGGAGGAGAAGAGCTTCAAGATCCCCTACAACGGCTTCGCCAACGTGCCGCAGCAGGCCCCGGCGCAGAAGTTCAACAACCCCACCGGCGCCCCGGTTGATCCGTGGGCCGCCAATCCCAGCTCGCTCTACCGCTGA
- a CDS encoding rhodanese-like domain-containing protein yields the protein MPSLLLYRAAALVTLGVIAGGLHATIHAKVSDKPVTLRLLQPGVIDWDAYANKGNPAPAPSGIPATSGTPAGAPSSTPARTGNTPASQPPTPPPPAAADPMDEINITIAQAKLLHDNRVVFLDARHLNEYEEGHVAGALWLTTESFATPGGGEVMGVLDRDAPVVVYCGGGMCDASKNLVRLLQQAGFMQARIMHDGYPEWVKAGHPTQTGKPPIGGN from the coding sequence ATGCCCTCACTCCTCCTCTACCGCGCGGCGGCTCTGGTGACCCTCGGCGTGATCGCCGGGGGTCTTCACGCCACCATCCATGCGAAGGTGAGCGACAAGCCGGTGACGCTGAGGCTGCTGCAGCCCGGCGTCATCGACTGGGACGCCTACGCGAACAAGGGCAACCCGGCCCCCGCGCCAAGCGGGATTCCTGCGACCAGCGGCACGCCTGCGGGTGCTCCTTCGAGCACACCGGCAAGGACCGGCAACACGCCCGCGTCGCAGCCACCCACGCCCCCGCCGCCCGCCGCGGCGGACCCGATGGACGAGATCAACATCACCATCGCGCAGGCGAAGCTGCTGCACGACAACCGCGTGGTGTTCCTCGACGCCCGCCACCTCAATGAGTACGAGGAGGGGCACGTGGCGGGAGCGCTGTGGCTGACGACCGAGTCGTTCGCGACGCCCGGCGGCGGCGAGGTGATGGGCGTGCTCGACCGTGACGCGCCAGTGGTGGTGTACTGCGGCGGCGGGATGTGCGACGCTTCCAAGAACCTGGTGCGGCTGCTGCAGCAGGCCGGTTTCATGCAGGCCCGCATCATGCACGACGGCTACCCGGAGTGGGTGAAGGCCGGGCACCCGACGCAGACGGGCAAGCCGCCGATCGGAGGGAACTGA
- a CDS encoding DoxX family protein produces the protein MATSTTVRPMGWLVLPCRVVLGGLFIVAGVMKLRDPQGFAEAIAAFKLIPERADYLTVFTAFAMPWIELLAGAFLVIGLWARASALLIGALLVAFIVMIASVLIRIKMGVQLSVSCTCFGELEWPCGETLGMCQIWRDVVLLAMAVPVLVWGPGPLAIDRESTR, from the coding sequence ATGGCGACCTCCACGACCGTGAGGCCGATGGGTTGGCTGGTGCTGCCGTGCCGCGTGGTGCTGGGCGGGCTGTTCATCGTGGCCGGCGTGATGAAGCTGCGCGACCCGCAGGGCTTCGCCGAGGCCATCGCGGCCTTCAAGCTCATCCCCGAGCGTGCGGACTACCTGACCGTGTTCACGGCCTTCGCGATGCCGTGGATCGAGTTGCTGGCGGGCGCGTTCCTGGTGATCGGGCTGTGGGCGCGGGCCTCGGCACTGCTCATTGGGGCGCTGCTGGTGGCGTTCATCGTGATGATCGCATCGGTGCTGATCCGCATCAAGATGGGCGTGCAGCTGAGCGTGTCGTGCACCTGCTTCGGGGAGCTGGAGTGGCCGTGCGGCGAGACGCTGGGCATGTGCCAGATCTGGCGGGACGTGGTCCTGCTGGCGATGGCGGTTCCGGTGCTGGTGTGGGGGCCGGGCCCGCTGGCGATCGACCGGGAGTCGACCCGCTAG
- the rpsR gene encoding 30S ribosomal protein S18 produces the protein MSKFPRFGNVQKIRVAHVSATGDTFVDWKDVETLRRLMSPNGKILGRKRLSTSAREQRMVSQAIKRARFMALLPYTSATL, from the coding sequence ATGAGCAAGTTCCCCCGCTTCGGTAACGTTCAGAAGATCCGCGTCGCCCACGTCTCCGCCACCGGCGACACCTTCGTCGACTGGAAGGACGTCGAGACCCTCCGCCGCCTGATGAGCCCCAACGGCAAGATCCTGGGCCGCAAGCGCCTGAGCACCTCGGCCCGCGAGCAGCGGATGGTGTCGCAGGCGATCAAGCGGGCCCGGTTCATGGCCCTGCTGCCGTACACCTCGGCCACGCTGTAA
- a CDS encoding GAF domain-containing protein: protein MRDYEPVIAAARACTGLTPGQAMAKAVELLWGEFGSARGPISWVGFYLKVDDKDEMVLVCREPKPACSPIGLHGMCGRSYLTRKSILVADVRTLGGNYIACDPKDQSELVIPLVDEHGRCEGVLDVDSYDVGAFDERDVEGMTQVLVELGLTASESEVVRL, encoded by the coding sequence ATGCGTGATTATGAACCTGTGATCGCGGCGGCGCGGGCGTGCACGGGGCTGACGCCGGGGCAGGCCATGGCAAAGGCGGTGGAGCTTCTATGGGGTGAGTTCGGCTCGGCGCGGGGGCCGATCTCGTGGGTGGGGTTCTACCTGAAAGTCGACGACAAGGACGAGATGGTGCTGGTGTGCCGCGAGCCCAAGCCCGCGTGCTCGCCGATTGGCCTGCACGGCATGTGCGGGCGGTCGTACCTCACGCGGAAGTCGATCCTCGTCGCAGACGTGCGAACGCTGGGCGGGAACTACATCGCGTGCGACCCCAAGGACCAGTCGGAGCTGGTGATCCCGCTCGTCGATGAGCACGGCCGGTGCGAGGGCGTGCTCGACGTCGACAGCTACGACGTGGGCGCGTTCGATGAGCGCGACGTCGAGGGGATGACGCAGGTGCTGGTTGAGTTGGGCCTGACCGCGAGCGAGAGCGAGGTCGTGCGGCTCTAG
- a CDS encoding RluA family pseudouridine synthase, with the protein MVVDKPSGLLSVPGKGEHKQDCVPARVRAMFLHATGPLVVHRLDMETSGLLVLGLDPDAQRDLSGQFERRETSKKYIALLRGDLPTDHGQVSMPIRPDIDNRPHQIIDPVHGRPSLSHYRVLSRETDRTRVEFVPITGRSHQLRVHAAWGLRHPIIGDVLYGDGEGERLMLHASELGFKDPETGRWVEVRSPVPF; encoded by the coding sequence GTGGTCGTCGACAAGCCCTCGGGCCTGCTCTCTGTTCCCGGCAAGGGTGAGCACAAGCAGGACTGCGTGCCCGCCCGCGTCCGTGCCATGTTCCTCCACGCCACCGGTCCGCTCGTCGTGCACCGTCTCGACATGGAGACCAGCGGCCTGCTCGTGCTGGGGCTCGACCCCGACGCCCAGCGCGACCTCTCCGGCCAGTTCGAACGACGCGAAACCAGTAAGAAGTACATCGCCCTCCTCCGCGGCGATCTGCCCACCGACCACGGCCAGGTCTCCATGCCCATCCGCCCCGACATTGACAACCGCCCGCACCAGATCATCGACCCCGTGCACGGCCGTCCCTCGCTCTCGCACTACCGCGTGCTCTCGCGCGAGACCGACCGCACGCGCGTGGAGTTCGTGCCTATCACCGGGCGCTCGCACCAGCTGCGCGTGCACGCCGCGTGGGGGCTCAGGCACCCGATCATCGGCGACGTGCTCTACGGCGACGGCGAGGGCGAACGCCTGATGCTGCACGCGAGCGAGCTGGGGTTCAAAGACCCGGAAACGGGCCGCTGGGTCGAAGTGCGCAGCCCCGTGCCTTTCTAG
- the frr gene encoding ribosome recycling factor yields the protein MATDPDTILLETEETMEKALEHLKHELRGVRTGRASPAMVEFIKVDYYGSQTDIKAIAGISVPEPSQLLIKPFDQGAVAAIKTAIEKAGLGINPVMEGKQIRLNIPPMSQERRVKDAARIKKMGEEAKVAIRNVRRDANKHADGLKASGLPEDDIKTLHEEIQTLLKKFEDEVDKRVEEKTKEIMTV from the coding sequence ATGGCCACCGACCCTGACACGATCCTGCTCGAGACCGAAGAGACCATGGAGAAGGCGCTCGAGCACCTCAAGCACGAGCTGCGCGGCGTGCGCACCGGGCGGGCCTCGCCCGCCATGGTCGAGTTCATCAAGGTCGATTACTACGGCTCGCAGACCGACATCAAGGCCATCGCCGGCATCAGCGTTCCCGAGCCCAGCCAGCTCCTGATCAAGCCCTTCGATCAGGGCGCGGTCGCGGCCATCAAGACGGCGATCGAGAAGGCCGGGCTGGGCATCAACCCGGTCATGGAAGGCAAGCAGATCCGCCTGAACATCCCACCCATGAGCCAGGAGCGGCGCGTGAAAGACGCGGCCCGCATCAAGAAGATGGGCGAGGAGGCGAAGGTCGCGATCCGCAACGTGCGGCGCGACGCCAACAAGCACGCCGACGGCCTGAAGGCGAGCGGCCTGCCCGAGGACGACATCAAGACTCTGCACGAAGAGATCCAGACCCTCCTCAAGAAGTTCGAGGACGAGGTGGACAAGCGCGTCGAGGAGAAGACCAAGGAGATCATGACGGTCTGA